A genomic window from Silene latifolia isolate original U9 population chromosome 11, ASM4854445v1, whole genome shotgun sequence includes:
- the LOC141614517 gene encoding uncharacterized protein LOC141614517 produces MCVRYLIFVLKEARDKPILTQLEWMRKYVMQRLCQKREGAKSYEGRVMPYVDKYLDWANDESRFATFMQSDEHEFEVELRGEQVVVNLLDKTCGCNHWNLTGLPCPHAMACLLEKRMDPKNYVDDFYSKERYMLTYANKVSPMPG; encoded by the coding sequence ATGTGTGTGAGGTATTTAATCTTTGTGTTGAAGGAAGCTAGAGATAAACCTATACTTACACAACTAGAATGGATGAGAAAGTATGTTATGCAAAGATTATGTCAAAAGAGAGAGGGTGCTAAATCATATGAAGGGAGAGTGATGCCATATGTGGATAAGTACTTAGACTGGGCAAATGATGAGTCCAGATTTGCTACCTTTATGCAATCTGATGAGCATGAATTTGAGGTGGAACTCAGAGGGGAACAAGTTGTTGTGAACTTGTTAGACAAGACTTGTGGGTGCAACCATTGGAACTTAACTGGTTTACCTTGCCCACATGCAATGGCATGTCTCTTGGAAAAGAGAATGGACCCAAAAAACTATGTGGATGATTTCTATTCAAAGGAGAGGTACATGCTCACCTATGCCAACAAAGTTTCCCCTATGCCTGGGTAA